In Nostoc sphaeroides, the genomic window ACCAGTACAGGAGTGGCACAGGTAGCGGCAGCAATTCGCGCTAGACGAGCCAAAGCAGCAGCAGAAGCCGGTGGATTACACCAGGGTTCTGGGATAGCCAAATCAGCGACTTTAGCTAACAGCAACAGTAATGGTTCACAAGTTAAAACTTCTAAAGTTGAGCGTAAATTAGATACCCAAAGTTTATTAACTGCCTATCAGAAGGGAAGACGAGATTTTGCTCTACACAATTTAAGTTTGCTGAATCTGCAAGGTGCTGACTTATCCCAAACAAATTTCAATTCCACTCAATTGCAAAAAACCAATCTCCAGGGGGCTAATCTTCACAATAGTGACTTCGGCAGAGCCAGTCTCACTCGAGCAAATCTCAAGGATGCTAATTTGAGCAAAGCATACTTTAACCATGCTGATTTAGAAGGGGCAGACCTGCGAGGCGCAGACCTCAGCAATGCTTATCTCAGTAATGCTAACCTCCGAGGAGCTAATCTGTGTGGTGCTAATCTCACCAGTGCCAAAATTTCTGATGAGCAGCTTGCACTAGCAAAAACAAATTGGATGACTATCCGCCCCAATGGTAAACGAGGCTTGTTGTGAGTTGAAAGTTGAAATTTGAGAGTTACTCGCTTGCTCTGCCTCCCAGACTAGTTCTCTCTTTTTTAAGGAGCCTTAGGCAGGATCAAGTCTTAAACTCAAATGTATTGTTTTATAAAGCTCACAAGGCTTCTATTTTCTCATTAACTTAGATAAATCAGCGCTTATTCTTATCGATAAAACTCAGATTTATTCAGAATTGACTAAATAGATATGATATAACAATTCTATTTAATTTGTGAGAATTGCAACCCAACCCGCAGATCCCCGACTTCATAAAAGTTGTCGGGGATCTTTTTTTTCACGAATAATTCAGGATTGTTATTATAGTTGGGTTGAACAATAGTAATCGCTCTTACAAATGTTAATAAATATTCTATTCTCTAGCAAAAATACGCAGATAGGTGGCAATTCTTAATAAAATATTAAGAACTTTTATATGTTACAAATAACAAATGATTATTTACAATAAACAATAGGGTAAGTAGGTGCATCGCTGTAGATTTCATAGAGCGTTTGCTCTTGCTGCTGGCTATGCAGTGCAATTTCTGTTTGTTCTAGCTCTTGGTTCAAACTATCTCAAAAACTGATTGCTAAGTAGAGCGGCGTGAATAATTCAAGGTTTGTAGTGAACGCGAGTGCGTCTCGTAGAGAGGACTTTAGTCCTCATAATAGGACTAAAGTCCTCACTACGAACTAGTTTCAAGATTTTTTACATTACTTAATCTAGTTTGATTTATTCTCACCGACTTACTTACGTTGAGCGAAGACACATAAGCAAGCTTTAAAACCCTTGTACAAACTGGGTTATAAATTTACGGACACGTCTATTGTTGCGATGTCTATACTCTCGCTCGGTCGTCATCATCATCGCCACGATGTTTGTACTGGCGATTATCCCATTCTTCATGACGTTTTTTCTGCTTGCCACCGACTATATTTCTGAACATATCCCCTATTTCCATAATTTTCCTCCAGACTTAGCAAATCTCCTTATTCAGGGTCACTTTAGTAGTTTGTCTAATGCTTGTGGCGGATAAATCTTGCAGCAGATGTAAATAAAAATAAAATTATCCCGATCTTTGGGAGTGTCGCAGAGTAGTGATAAAGTATTTTTCAATACCTACTAACTGTGAATTTAATTAATCAGTAGTCAGTTTTTCAACTTGGAATTTTGAATCGCTTATGTCTAACCTGCCACCACTCAATACAGAAACAATTTGGGCAATTCTTGACGATAAACTTGATGATGCCACAGTCAACCAGTTGCTATGGCATTATTTAGGCTATCGCTATGATTTCTCAACTGCACAATGGGACACTAGCCTAGTTGCGCCAGAATGGCAGGGTGAGTACCCACAACCACCAAATTTCATTGAATCTCGCCCCGCAACAGTCAAGTTGACTCGTTCCATTCCTGTTGAAAATAAACAATTGCTCAAAGAAAAATTGGGTTTCAAAGGTTACAAAATTGGGGAATTT contains:
- a CDS encoding DUF1823 family protein; this translates as MSNLPPLNTETIWAILDDKLDDATVNQLLWHYLGYRYDFSTAQWDTSLVAPEWQGEYPQPPNFIESRPATVKLTRSIPVENKQLLKEKLGFKGYKIGEFGPRQTRRATAVGWLLSYLQQTNGKIE